A genomic window from Sporosarcina sp. Marseille-Q4063 includes:
- a CDS encoding phosphotransferase — protein sequence MTSTSFRDIPQIKNELSIREDIFGTITNVFGIHIDSYCEIKLGYLNLKWKVQTNIGDIFVKQYSKTRYPDSMIKRLETSLNRQTFLNEKGIPCPRLMSHEGKHVLLTSNGERFVIMRMCDGKVIEPGTANVKQLFHLGQIVGQMHKILNDHQQSRIPLHWDIVSKESMQEHWRKRWEEANSVGCDETITALNKQQKVIEEIDLSLFSACEIGWAHWDLFADNILFKMDAVSAILDFDRMNYVYQEFDISRPILSCCLYKGELDLDKVSAFVQGFRETQLLSVDKIVRSIKLTWWKEATMLKVEGENDSIPLRRFQVENKWVADNWNRLNELFADL from the coding sequence ATGACCTCCACATCATTTCGAGATATCCCTCAGATAAAAAATGAATTATCAATTCGAGAAGATATATTTGGGACGATTACTAATGTTTTTGGAATTCATATAGATAGCTATTGTGAAATAAAACTCGGTTATTTGAATTTAAAGTGGAAGGTACAAACGAATATTGGCGACATATTTGTGAAACAGTACAGCAAAACACGTTATCCCGACAGCATGATTAAAAGGTTGGAAACTTCTTTAAACCGCCAAACCTTTCTTAATGAGAAAGGAATTCCTTGTCCGCGCTTAATGTCGCATGAAGGGAAGCATGTTCTATTAACATCGAATGGAGAACGCTTCGTAATAATGAGAATGTGTGACGGAAAAGTAATCGAACCAGGAACAGCAAATGTCAAACAATTATTTCATCTTGGACAAATTGTCGGTCAAATGCACAAGATATTAAATGATCATCAACAATCGAGGATTCCTTTGCATTGGGATATTGTATCGAAGGAAAGTATGCAAGAACACTGGCGAAAAAGATGGGAAGAAGCGAATTCCGTTGGTTGCGATGAAACAATTACAGCATTGAATAAACAACAAAAGGTTATCGAAGAAATTGACTTATCTTTGTTTTCTGCATGTGAAATTGGATGGGCACATTGGGATCTTTTCGCGGATAATATTTTATTCAAGATGGACGCAGTTTCGGCTATTCTTGATTTTGACCGGATGAATTATGTGTATCAAGAGTTTGATATTTCTAGACCAATTCTTTCTTGCTGTCTTTATAAGGGAGAATTGGATTTGGACAAAGTTTCAGCCTTTGTCCAAGGTTTTCGAGAAACCCAGCTCTTAAGTGTCGATAAAATTGTGAGGTCCATTAAGCTAACTTGGTGGAAAGAAGCGACTATGCTCAAAGTTGAAGGAGAGAATGATTCGATTCCACTGAGAAGATTTCAAGTTGAAAATAAATGGGTTGCCGACAATTGGAATCGCTTGAATGAATTGTTTGCCGATTTGTGA
- a CDS encoding NUDIX hydrolase, producing MGYVRELRKLVGNRPLILPGAVVIILNEQNEMLLQHRSDGGWGLPGGIMELGESMEETARREVQEETGLEVGELELMGIFSGEDYFLKVANGDELYSVTAVYATRDITGEIVIDGVESLDVQYFPLGELPNDLASGSRSYIEPYLSKLEDW from the coding sequence ATGGGTTATGTTAGGGAATTACGTAAATTGGTTGGGAATCGGCCGCTTATATTACCGGGGGCAGTTGTGATTATACTGAACGAACAAAATGAAATGCTTTTACAGCACAGATCAGACGGCGGCTGGGGATTACCGGGCGGGATTATGGAACTTGGGGAAAGTATGGAAGAAACGGCAAGGCGTGAAGTGCAAGAAGAAACAGGGCTTGAAGTAGGGGAATTGGAATTAATGGGTATTTTCTCCGGCGAGGATTATTTCCTTAAAGTCGCGAACGGTGATGAATTGTATTCTGTCACGGCTGTTTATGCAACACGGGATATCACTGGGGAAATTGTAATTGACGGGGTTGAATCCCTGGATGTTCAGTATTTTCCACTCGGAGAACTGCCGAATGATCTTGCGTCTGGGTCTAGAAGTTATATTGAACCGTATTTGTCTAAGTTAGAAGATTGGTAA
- a CDS encoding ABC transporter ATP-binding protein has protein sequence MLTVENVSKTYRDSSNVKQVLCDIDLTVGDGEIVGLVGESGSGKSTLARMIMQLEKRDAGSIYMNEVPVTKSKAFYEDCQLIFQNASAALNPSWTVHEILREPLRDMKTDRDAYIFTMLGKVKLSKEHLKKLPSELSGGERQRVNLLRSVLVRPKLLICDEIVSNLDRLIQKEIIDLLIEINRETGMAMLFIAHDLKVVTYMCNRIYVMKNGEIVDESSKVDHQFTFLHPYSNKLFRAMLGSESN, from the coding sequence TTGCTAACAGTAGAAAATGTTTCAAAAACATATCGAGATAGCAGCAATGTGAAGCAGGTTCTCTGCGACATCGATTTGACGGTTGGGGATGGGGAAATTGTTGGACTCGTTGGGGAAAGTGGCAGTGGAAAGAGTACGCTGGCGCGGATGATTATGCAGTTGGAAAAACGGGACGCTGGATCCATTTATATGAATGAAGTACCTGTGACAAAGTCCAAAGCTTTTTACGAAGACTGCCAACTCATTTTCCAAAACGCATCAGCTGCGCTGAATCCATCATGGACAGTTCACGAAATTTTACGGGAACCCCTTCGCGACATGAAGACAGACCGTGATGCGTATATCTTTACTATGCTTGGAAAAGTAAAGCTATCAAAGGAACATTTAAAAAAGCTTCCCTCTGAACTAAGCGGCGGCGAAAGACAACGAGTTAACTTGCTCAGATCGGTTCTCGTTCGTCCAAAACTATTAATATGCGACGAAATCGTCTCCAACCTCGACCGGCTCATTCAAAAAGAAATTATTGATTTATTAATTGAAATTAATCGAGAAACCGGTATGGCTATGCTGTTCATTGCGCATGATTTAAAAGTGGTTACCTATATGTGTAACCGAATTTACGTCATGAAAAACGGTGAAATTGTTGACGAAAGTTCTAAAGTGGATCATCAATTTACCTTTTTACATCCGTATTCAAATAAACTATTTCGGGCGATGTTAGGCAGTGAATCAAATTAG
- a CDS encoding YciI family protein, producing MKCVIHFTTGKAWLEGQPHWKQGLVPHREYVREALAKGILVAGGPFMDHTGGLIILEVDNLEEAQHFVDHDPAVIEGKFKAKVYPWEPLEGIFNE from the coding sequence ATGAAATGCGTAATTCATTTCACGACCGGTAAAGCTTGGTTAGAAGGGCAACCACATTGGAAACAAGGACTTGTTCCACATAGGGAGTATGTAAGAGAAGCTTTGGCGAAGGGGATTTTAGTCGCAGGCGGCCCATTTATGGATCATACAGGCGGACTGATCATTCTAGAAGTGGACAATTTGGAAGAGGCTCAACATTTCGTGGATCATGATCCTGCTGTTATTGAAGGGAAGTTCAAAGCTAAAGTTTATCCGTGGGAACCGCTAGAAGGTATCTTCAACGAATAA
- a CDS encoding DUF1801 domain-containing protein yields the protein MYELKTKETDNSVIEFIENVDNPKKREDAYKLLDVFTETTGFPAKMWGPSIIGFGSYHYKYASGHEGDAPIVGFSPRKAKISLYLTSTEDVREKLLNDLGKHTSGKMCVYVNKVADIDVEVLKEFIVETVKFVNKTYPDNF from the coding sequence ATGTACGAATTAAAAACAAAAGAAACCGATAACAGTGTAATTGAATTTATCGAGAATGTTGATAATCCGAAAAAACGCGAAGATGCTTATAAACTATTAGACGTTTTTACCGAAACAACGGGCTTTCCAGCTAAGATGTGGGGTCCGAGTATTATTGGATTTGGTTCCTATCATTATAAATACGCATCTGGTCACGAAGGCGATGCACCGATAGTGGGTTTTTCACCACGAAAAGCAAAAATCAGCCTGTATTTAACATCAACTGAAGACGTCAGAGAAAAATTACTAAATGATTTAGGGAAACATACGTCAGGGAAAATGTGTGTTTACGTTAATAAAGTAGCTGATATAGATGTTGAAGTATTAAAGGAGTTTATTGTGGAAACCGTGAAATTTGTGAATAAAACTTATCCAGATAATTTTTAA